Genomic DNA from Burkholderia vietnamiensis LMG 10929:
GATTCCGCTGATGGCGGGCATCGAGGCGATCCGCTTCGAGATCGTCTGCGTGAACGACGGCAGCCGAGACGACACGCTCGACCGCCTGATCCGCGCCAGCATGAGCGATCGGCGCGTGCGGATCATCGACCTCACCCGCAACTTCGGCAAGGAAGCGGCGCTCACGGCCGGCCTCGACGAGGCGGCCGGCGACGCGGTGATCCCGCTCGACGCGGACCTGCAGGATCCGCCTAGCCTGATCCCCGTCATGATCGAACACTGGCGCGACGGCGCGGAAGTGGTCGCCGCACAGCGCAGCAGCCGCGCCTGCGATTCGTTCGCGAAGCGCACCACCGCCGCGATCTACTACCGCGTGCACAACCTGCTGTCGGACGTGAAGCTGCCGGAGAACGTCGGCGATTTCCGGCTGATGGACCGCAAGGTCGTCAACGCGCTGCGCAGCCTGCCCGAACGGCATCGCTTCATGAAGGGGCTGTTCGCGTGGGTCGGCTACCGCACCGTGATCGTCGAGTATCAGCGCGACGCGCGCAGCGCCGGGCACTCGAAGTTCTCCGGATGGAAGCTGTGGAACCTCGCGCTCGAAGGCATCACGAGCTTCAGCACCGTGCCGCTGCGCAGCTGGACCTACATCGGCGTGTGCATCGCCGCGCTCGCGTTCCTGTATGGGGCGTTCATCATCGCCCGCACGCTGCTGTTCGGCAATCCGGTGCTCGGCTATCCGTCGCTGCTGTCGATCATGCTGTTCATCGGCGGGATCGAGCTGATCGGCATCGGCGTCGTCGGCGAGTACGTCGGGCGCATCTACGACGAGACGAAGCAACGGCCCGTCTATCTGGTGCGCCGCCGCTATCAGGCGCACGCGAAGGTGATCGAGCTGCCGGTCACGCGCGATGCGCGACGCGCCGGCGCACGCCGGCGCGTGCAGCCGGCGCGCGTGCGGGTCGGCGCGCGCTGAGCCGCGGGACGCCGATGTTCGCGCTGCTGTATGCCGAACGTGCGCGGCTGGCGCGCTTCGGCGTGACCGGGCTCGGCTCGACCGCGCTGCACGTGCTGGTCGCATCCGCGCTGTACGCGTGGTTCGATGCGACGCAGGTCGCCGCGAACGCGGCCGCGTTCGTCTGCGCGACCGCGTTCTCGTATCTGGCGAACACGCTGTGGAGCTTCTCGTCGACGCTGCATTCGCGCAACCTGCTGCGTTACCTCACCGTCGCAACGGCCGGCTTCATCGAAACGATGCTGCTCGCGCGCGCCGCCGAACTGCTCGACGTATCGCGCGGCGCGACCATCGTCGCGATCGCGCTGCTGATCCCGCCGACGATGTTCGTGATGCACCGCGCGTGGACGTATCGCTGACGCGTCGGCGTCGTGCGAGGCACGGCGGCCTGCATCCAATCGTTGCATGAGACGGCGATGCGGCGGCTTGCACCGCTTCCGCCGATACCGCTGCTTCGGTCTACCGCTCGCATCCGATCGCATGCGCCGCACGCGCGGCCGTGTCGCGACGTTCATCGAACGGTCATCGAACCGTCGCAGCCGATCGGCGCGGCGCCTGCTAGGATGGCATGTCCGCCGCGGGACGGCGGCGACGCTCGCACGCTGCGCGGCACGAATCGTGCTCGGTGCGCACCCGCCTCCCATTCGACGCCGGCTTCGGCGCTACGCGCCGTCGGCACGAGACTCGTGACTCGTCCATGCCCAGGAAAAAATCCAGCCTCTGGCTCCGGCCCTTCGACCTGCTTGCCGCCGCCACCAGCACGCGGCCGAAACGTAAAACCGCGAAGCCCGCCGCGTCGGTCAAGCGCAGCGCCGCCACCAAGACGGCGCGCGCCGCCCGCCCCGCCGCGCCCGCGGCCCGCACGTCGCCGCGCGAGACGCAGGGGGCGTGGCTGCGTTCGTTCCATTCGGCGCGCCCGGCCGCCGGCCGCCTCGTCAACCATCTCGCCTATGCGCTGTACCTGCCCGCCGCGGCGGCGACGACGCGCGACATGCCGCTCGTCGTGATGCTGCACGGCTGCAAGCAGACCGCTGAATCGTTCGCGGCCGGCACGCGCATCTGCCGCGTCGCGGCGCGCGCCGGGTTTGCGGTGCTGTTGCCCGAGCAGGCCAAGACGGCGCACTCGCACCGCTGCTGGAACTGGCATGGCGATGCATCGCTGTCGGAAGCGCCGGCGATCGCGTCGCTGGTCGATGCGATCGTGCGCGAACGCGGCTTCGATCGCGACCGCGTCTATCTGGCCGGCATGTCGGCTGGCGCCGGGCTGGCCGCGCGGCTCGCGCTCGACTATCCCGACCGGTTCGCGGCCGTCGGGCTGCACTCCGGCCCGGCCATCGCGCCGCCGTTGTCGACGATGGCCGCGATGAGCGTGATGCGGCGCGGGCTGCGCGACGATCCGATCCGCACCGTCGACACCTGCGTCGACACGCGTCATTACCCCGGCATGCCCGCGCTGATCGTGCACGGCGGGCTCGACACGGTCGTCGCCGAGCAGAACGCGGTGCAGCTCGGCGTCGCGTTCGCGCGCCTCAATCGGCTGATCGACGAGGCAGGCGAGCCGCGCGTCGGCGAGCAGCGCACGTACACGCACGACGGCGTGCGCTACACCGACTATCTGCGCGGCGGCCGGGTGATCGTGCGCGTCTGCATCGTGCACGGCCTCGCCCATGCGTGGAGCGGCGGCGATCCGCGCGAGGCGTTCCATTCCGCGACCGGGCCGGATGCGACCGCGATGTTCTGGAATTTCTTCCGCAGGCGACGGCGCAAGCGCTAGCGCGGCGGCGCGCATGCACGGCTCACGCGCGCTGCGCGATCGCCGTCGCGTCGCTCGCGTCCGCGTGCGACCGCCGGATCGGCAGCCGCACGCAGAACGTCGTGCCCTGCCCCGGCACGCTCGTCACGTCGATCGTGCCGCGATGGCGCTCGACGATCCCGTGCGACACCGACAACCCGAGCCCCGTACCCTGTCCGACCGGCTTCGTCGTGAAGAACGGATCGAAGATCCGCCGCGCGACGTCCGGCGCCATGCCGGTTCCGGTGTCGCTGATCGCGATCGACACGCATTCGCCGTCGCTCGACGTGCGGATCGTGATCACGCCGCGCGTCGGAATCGCGTGCGCCGCGTTGACCAGCAGGTTCATGAACACCTGATTCAACTGCGACGGCAGGCATTCGACCGGCGGCACGTCGCCGTACTCGCGCACGATGTCGGCCTTGTACTTCAGTTCGTTGTGGACCACGTTCAGCGTGCTGTCGAGGCCCGCGTGCAAATCGACCACGCTCCACTCGCCGCTGCCCGGCCGCGAGAAATCGCGCAGGTCCTGCACGATGCGCCGCACGCGCACCGCGCCGTCGATCGACTCGTCGATCAGCGTGACGATCTCGTCGCGCACGTAGTCGAGGTCGGCCGCGCGGCGCTGCGCCGCCAGCGCGTCGCGCGCGGCCGGCTCGAGTTGCGGCAGCAGCGCGTCGTGCGCGGCGAGCACGTCGAGCAGGCTGCGCACCCACGTGCGCAGCGTGTTGAGGTTCGCGCTGATGAAGCCGATCGGATTGTTGATCTCGTGCGCGACGCCGGCCGCGAGCTGGCCGATCGACGCGAGCTTTTCCGATTGCAGCAGCTGCACGTGGGTGTCCTCGAGCGCGCGCAACAGGCGCCGCTGTTCGTCCTTCTCCTGCTCGAGCCGCGCCTGCGCGGCACGGCGCTCGTCGATCTCGGTCGCCATGTTCTCGCGCGTGCGCTGCAGCATCGCGGTGGTCTGCTCGTAACGGCGCAACGCGGTCTCGAGCTCCGCGGTGCGCACGCGCACCAGCCGCTCGAGCGTGTCGGTCATGCCGCGCAGGAACGTCGTGCGGGCGTCGAACCGGCACACCAGCAGCGTGACGGTCAAGGTCGCGGTGGTGAACATCGCGATGGTCGTCGCGAGCCACGGCGCATCGATCCCGTTCGCGGCGCCGCAGCGCGCGTCCGGCGAAAAATGCGCGGCCGCCATCGCCGTGTAGTGCATGCCGGTGATCGCGATGCCCATGACGAGCGCCGCGCCGATCCGCAGCGCGCTCGCATGGCGCGCGTGCTGCGCGCGCAACGCCTGCGCCATCCACAGCGCGGCCGTCGATGCGATCACCGCCACGCCGATCGACGCCGCGAACAGCGCGGGATCGTAGCGAATGCCGGGCGTCATGCGCATCGCCGCCATCCCGGTGTAGTGCATCCCGACGATGCCCGCGCCCATCAGCATGCCGCCGGCCAGCAGCCGCGCGCCGCCCAGGCGCGCACGCGTGACGACGGTCAGCGCGAAGTACGACACGAGCACGGCGATCGCCAGCGATGCGCCCGTATCGGTCAGCGCATAACCGAGCGGAATCGGCAGCGACAGCGCGAGCATGCCGACGAAGTGCATCGACCAGATCCCCGTGCCCATCGCGACCGCGCCGCCTGCCAGCCAGGCGCGCCTGAGCGTCCGCTTCTCGAGCAGCGAGATGAACGCGGCGAGGTCGAGCGCCGTGTACGAGGCGAGCGTCGCGATCACGAGCGACAGCAGGACGAGCGGCAGATTGTAGGTGCCATGCATGATTGCGCCTCGGTCGGATTGAACGCGTGGCCCTCGCGTGCGAGGGCCGTGCAGCCGCGCGCCGGCTCAGGCGGGCGGCGCGTGGCTCGCCGCAGCCGCGCCCGCGCCCGTCGCACCGGTCGCACCGGTCGCGCCGGCCACCACGAGGATGTCGAACGACGTGCCTTCGCGCGCCTCGAAGCGGCGCACGAGTTCGATCTGGTGCGCCGTCATCACGCTGCCCTTCGTCATCAGCAGCACGCCGCGATGGGTGCGCAGAT
This window encodes:
- a CDS encoding glycosyltransferase family 2 protein, with the protein product MRESLYTPLVSLVVPFYNEGEAVERFFDVVIPLMAGIEAIRFEIVCVNDGSRDDTLDRLIRASMSDRRVRIIDLTRNFGKEAALTAGLDEAAGDAVIPLDADLQDPPSLIPVMIEHWRDGAEVVAAQRSSRACDSFAKRTTAAIYYRVHNLLSDVKLPENVGDFRLMDRKVVNALRSLPERHRFMKGLFAWVGYRTVIVEYQRDARSAGHSKFSGWKLWNLALEGITSFSTVPLRSWTYIGVCIAALAFLYGAFIIARTLLFGNPVLGYPSLLSIMLFIGGIELIGIGVVGEYVGRIYDETKQRPVYLVRRRYQAHAKVIELPVTRDARRAGARRRVQPARVRVGAR
- a CDS encoding GtrA family protein, whose product is MFALLYAERARLARFGVTGLGSTALHVLVASALYAWFDATQVAANAAAFVCATAFSYLANTLWSFSSTLHSRNLLRYLTVATAGFIETMLLARAAELLDVSRGATIVAIALLIPPTMFVMHRAWTYR
- a CDS encoding alpha/beta fold hydrolase; translated protein: MPRKKSSLWLRPFDLLAAATSTRPKRKTAKPAASVKRSAATKTARAARPAAPAARTSPRETQGAWLRSFHSARPAAGRLVNHLAYALYLPAAAATTRDMPLVVMLHGCKQTAESFAAGTRICRVAARAGFAVLLPEQAKTAHSHRCWNWHGDASLSEAPAIASLVDAIVRERGFDRDRVYLAGMSAGAGLAARLALDYPDRFAAVGLHSGPAIAPPLSTMAAMSVMRRGLRDDPIRTVDTCVDTRHYPGMPALIVHGGLDTVVAEQNAVQLGVAFARLNRLIDEAGEPRVGEQRTYTHDGVRYTDYLRGGRVIVRVCIVHGLAHAWSGGDPREAFHSATGPDATAMFWNFFRRRRRKR
- a CDS encoding histidine kinase → MHGTYNLPLVLLSLVIATLASYTALDLAAFISLLEKRTLRRAWLAGGAVAMGTGIWSMHFVGMLALSLPIPLGYALTDTGASLAIAVLVSYFALTVVTRARLGGARLLAGGMLMGAGIVGMHYTGMAAMRMTPGIRYDPALFAASIGVAVIASTAALWMAQALRAQHARHASALRIGAALVMGIAITGMHYTAMAAAHFSPDARCGAANGIDAPWLATTIAMFTTATLTVTLLVCRFDARTTFLRGMTDTLERLVRVRTAELETALRRYEQTTAMLQRTRENMATEIDERRAAQARLEQEKDEQRRLLRALEDTHVQLLQSEKLASIGQLAAGVAHEINNPIGFISANLNTLRTWVRSLLDVLAAHDALLPQLEPAARDALAAQRRAADLDYVRDEIVTLIDESIDGAVRVRRIVQDLRDFSRPGSGEWSVVDLHAGLDSTLNVVHNELKYKADIVREYGDVPPVECLPSQLNQVFMNLLVNAAHAIPTRGVITIRTSSDGECVSIAISDTGTGMAPDVARRIFDPFFTTKPVGQGTGLGLSVSHGIVERHRGTIDVTSVPGQGTTFCVRLPIRRSHADASDATAIAQRA